In Nilaparvata lugens isolate BPH chromosome 5, ASM1435652v1, whole genome shotgun sequence, the following proteins share a genomic window:
- the LOC111047309 gene encoding uncharacterized protein LOC111047309, which produces MDDGLKFFKKYFKYLKTHSTKCDQLIDEAVGPLTNLSNRVHVLKHISRSNPGNEIHSLFPDLRVKLEGEIYSNLDENLKVIWDIEYDIDNSTKELKMHLHEVEVLPRPTSFNFYRLNGLTVLHPSFDDLQAMASDAWRYYHDLWMNIHAALLIFNHKDKSSLKTLKNAFEEDKDAKKDLKYILARTTFLIEE; this is translated from the exons ATGGATGATGGCCTCAAgttcttcaaaaaatatttcaagtatcTGAAGACCCATTCAACAAAATGTGATCAACTTATAGATGAAGCTGTTGGTCCACTGACAAATTTATCGAACAGAGTTCATGTTCTAAAGCATATCTCAAG ATCTAATCCAGGAAACGAAATCCACTCTCTATTTCCAGATTTGAGGGTAAAGTTGGAAGGAGAAATTTACTCAAACcttgatgaaaatttgaaggtcatATGGGATATAGA GTATGACATTGACAACAGTACGAAGGAGTTGAAAATGCATCTACATGAGGTGGAGGTATTACCGAGGCCTACTTCGTTCAATTTTTATAGGCTTAATGGATTGACCGTTTTACATCCTTCATTCGACGATCTTCAAGCAATGGCCTCCGACGCGTGGCGCTACTATCATGATCT ATGGATGAATATACATGCAGCATTACTGATATTCAATCATAAGGATAAAAGTAGCTTGAAGACTCTCAAAAATGCATTTGAGGAGGACAAAGATGCCAAAAAGGATTTGAAAT ATATTTTGGCTAGGACAACATTTTTGATTGAAGAGTAA